The Chlorobaculum sp. MV4-Y genome contains the following window.
ACGATTTGCGATTCGATCATGGAGGCGGTCTGCATCGACCTGTGCCGCGAGTACCTCGACAGGTTCGGCCACATCTGCCACCACAACATCGACAAGGGACTGCTCGTGGCGGGCCGGAGCCTGCCGAAAACCGGCGGCGGCATGATTCTCGAGCCGATGAAGCTGATTTTCGGCGACCGCGCCACCTATACCTGCAACGGCCAGCTCGTGCCCGTAGGTGAAATCGCCGAAACCGCCGCAAAGCGCTGGATTCGGAAAAACTTGCGGTTTGTGGATCCCGACCAGCACCTCATCTTCCAGAACGAAATCAAGCCCGGCTCTCCGGAGCTGACCGACGCCTTCGCCCGAAAGGTGATCGGCGCGAACGACACCTCGGTCGGCGTCGGCTATGCACCTTTCAGCGAAACCGAACGCATTGTACTTGCCGCCGAGCGGTTCCTCAACTCCCCCGCACTGAAAGAACGATTTCCGGAAGCTGGTGAAGATGTCAAAATCATGGGCTGCCGCAACGGAAGGAATTTACAACTGACCGTGGCCGTAGCTTTCGTTGATCGCTTTATCCCGAATGCAAATCACTATTTCGAGCGGAAAGCCGCCCTGCACCAGGAGCTGCTGACCTTCGTCGAAAACCAGAACTGCAACTTCGATTCAGTCGCGATCGACATCAACAATCTTGACGATCCGTCGCGAGGCGAGAAGGGAGTTTACTTCACGGTGCTCGGCACCTCGGCAGAGGGCGGCGACGGCGGACAGGTAGGCCGCGGCAACCGGGTCAACGGCCTCATTGCGTTCAACCGCAACCAGACGATGGAGGCAGCCGCCGGCAAGAACCCGGTCAACCATGTCGGCAAAATATACAATGTCCTGAGCCATGAACTTGCCCATCGCATCCACCGCGAAATCGAAGGAGTCGTGTCGGTGACAGTGTTCCTTTGCAGCCAGATCGGCAAACCGGTTGACCGGCCGCTTATGGCCTCGACACATCTGCTCACCTCACCCGGCTCTGATTTCGGTCTTCAGCAGCGAGAAGCCGCAGCCATCATCGAGGAGGAACTCGCCGGAATCAGCCAGCTCTGCGATCGGCTTGCACGCGGCAACTACCCGATCTGTTGACATTCATCCAGGCACAGCACAAAAAACGTGATGCATATTTGCGCACAAGCAAGAACACATAAAACACACAAAACACAATAAATGCCGCCACTATTATTATTCAGAGATAGAATAAATCAGCGCGGAGAGCGAAAAGAGGATTTTGTATAACATCACCATTCAGGAAAATCACGCATCGTTTCATAATGAGCATGCTTGGAAAAAGGCAGAAAAACACGCACTATACACATAAACTGCACTGCGCAACCACAAAAAAATCGATCAAATAAGTAATTATATTTCAATTATT
Protein-coding sequences here:
- a CDS encoding methionine adenosyltransferase → MSIPRNITVERSNTILMDQQPFELVERKGIGHPDTICDSIMEAVCIDLCREYLDRFGHICHHNIDKGLLVAGRSLPKTGGGMILEPMKLIFGDRATYTCNGQLVPVGEIAETAAKRWIRKNLRFVDPDQHLIFQNEIKPGSPELTDAFARKVIGANDTSVGVGYAPFSETERIVLAAERFLNSPALKERFPEAGEDVKIMGCRNGRNLQLTVAVAFVDRFIPNANHYFERKAALHQELLTFVENQNCNFDSVAIDINNLDDPSRGEKGVYFTVLGTSAEGGDGGQVGRGNRVNGLIAFNRNQTMEAAAGKNPVNHVGKIYNVLSHELAHRIHREIEGVVSVTVFLCSQIGKPVDRPLMASTHLLTSPGSDFGLQQREAAAIIEEELAGISQLCDRLARGNYPIC